In one Aromatoleum aromaticum EbN1 genomic region, the following are encoded:
- a CDS encoding LysR family transcriptional regulator has protein sequence MADRRLQVFSAVAKHGSFTRAAEHLFMTQPAVTFQIKQLEEHFNTRLLERGHGKVSLTPAGEVVLAYADRILDLSEELESRVSELTDELGGTLSIGTSTTIAAYWLPKLLERFKHKYPRVIPRVVVGNSQLTEDRVAARELDLGLIEIVSEQPAIERFTAARDELLVICRPGHPLASKSRLTAHDLLDHAFITRDPGNAIRELAEQFFAAAGIGIDEVNVCAELGSLATVKYLVGEGIGFAIASFAAIQRDIREERLVSVPLEPKQYTPLEVIIPKDKFRSSLITTFAEHAVAELSVMAAALPERE, from the coding sequence ATGGCAGATCGCAGGCTGCAGGTATTCAGCGCGGTGGCCAAGCACGGTTCCTTTACCCGCGCAGCCGAACATCTTTTCATGACCCAGCCGGCGGTCACGTTCCAGATCAAGCAACTCGAGGAACACTTCAACACCCGATTGCTGGAGCGCGGGCACGGCAAGGTCTCCCTTACGCCGGCCGGCGAAGTCGTGCTCGCCTATGCCGACCGGATCCTCGACCTGTCGGAGGAGCTGGAATCGCGTGTGTCGGAGCTGACTGACGAACTGGGCGGAACGCTGAGCATCGGCACCAGCACGACGATCGCCGCCTACTGGCTGCCGAAGCTGCTCGAGCGCTTCAAGCATAAATATCCGCGCGTGATCCCACGGGTCGTGGTGGGCAATTCGCAGCTCACCGAGGACCGGGTCGCGGCGCGGGAGCTCGATCTCGGGTTGATCGAGATCGTGTCGGAACAGCCGGCGATCGAACGTTTTACCGCCGCGCGCGACGAATTGCTCGTCATCTGCCGCCCGGGACATCCGCTCGCGTCGAAGTCGCGGCTCACCGCGCACGATCTGCTCGACCATGCTTTCATCACGCGCGATCCGGGCAACGCGATCCGCGAACTGGCCGAGCAGTTCTTCGCCGCGGCCGGAATCGGCATCGACGAAGTCAATGTCTGTGCCGAGCTCGGCAGCCTTGCGACCGTCAAATATCTGGTTGGCGAAGGCATCGGCTTTGCGATCGCGTCGTTCGCCGCGATTCAGCGCGACATCCGGGAAGAGCGGCTGGTTTCCGTGCCGCTCGAACCGAAGCAGTACACCCCGCTCGAAGTGATCATCCCGAAGGACAAGTTCCGCTCGAGCCTCATCACGACGTTTGCGGAACACGCCGTCGCGGAGCTCTCCGTGATGGCCGCAGCCTTGCCGGAACGCGAGTGA
- a CDS encoding FKBP-type peptidyl-prolyl cis-trans isomerase: MHMEIVKNSVVTLNYTVVDPDGNMIDDGQQPLVYLHGGYDGIFPALEEALHGKKVGDQLKIKLQPEDAFGDYDEELVLVEEVGQFPDNIEVGMSFERVSDDGEEEMIYRITDITDIAEGKVVVDGNHPLAGTALVFDVTVAGVRPATAEELSHGHVHGAGGHHH, encoded by the coding sequence ATGCACATGGAAATCGTCAAGAACAGCGTGGTAACGCTTAACTACACCGTCGTCGATCCCGACGGCAACATGATCGACGACGGTCAGCAACCGCTGGTCTACCTCCACGGCGGCTACGACGGCATCTTCCCGGCGCTGGAAGAAGCGCTGCACGGCAAGAAGGTCGGCGACCAGCTCAAGATCAAGCTGCAGCCCGAAGACGCTTTTGGCGACTACGACGAAGAACTGGTGCTGGTCGAGGAAGTGGGCCAGTTCCCCGACAACATCGAGGTCGGGATGTCGTTCGAACGCGTCAGCGACGACGGCGAAGAGGAGATGATCTACCGCATCACCGACATCACCGACATCGCCGAAGGCAAGGTCGTCGTCGACGGCAATCACCCGCTCGCCGGCACGGCTCTCGTGTTCGATGTCACCGTCGCGGGAGTGCGCCCGGCAACCGCCGAAGAACTCTCTCACGGTCACGTTCACGGGGCCGGCGGGCACCACCACTGA
- the lplT gene encoding lysophospholipid transporter LplT: protein MPLGFYIIMAAQFFSALADNALLIVAIALLREMAAPEQFEPLLKLFFTVSYVALAAFVGAFADSMPKWRVMLISNTIKIGGCLMLFLGAHPLLAYAVIGLGAAAYSPAKYGILTEYLPHRLLVVANGWIEGLTVGAIILGTVLGGLLIRPDTSVWLASLDLPLVDGTIGGTIAVISLFYVAGGIFNFYIPDTGVDHKPLKNNPIYLIHDFNHCLKLLWRDKLGQISLAVTTLFWGAGATLQFIVIKWAEHNLGFNLSQASMLQGVVAIGVALGAVMAAKMISLRRSVHVIPLGIAMGLVVMVMVGVTHATLAMLLMVLVGALAGFFVVPMNALLQHRGHILMGAGHSIAVQNFNENLSILVMTGLYALLIMSGLSIHIVIVMFGLFVAGMMLMVKWHHERNQREFDSVALLDEHKH, encoded by the coding sequence ATGCCGCTCGGCTTCTACATCATCATGGCAGCGCAGTTTTTTTCCGCGCTGGCCGACAATGCCTTGCTGATCGTTGCAATCGCGCTTCTCCGTGAAATGGCAGCCCCGGAACAATTCGAGCCGCTGCTGAAACTGTTCTTCACGGTTTCCTATGTCGCCCTCGCCGCGTTCGTCGGCGCCTTCGCGGACTCGATGCCGAAGTGGCGCGTGATGCTGATCAGCAACACGATCAAGATCGGCGGCTGCCTGATGCTGTTCCTGGGTGCGCATCCGCTGCTCGCGTACGCGGTGATCGGTCTCGGCGCGGCGGCCTACTCACCGGCAAAGTACGGCATCCTCACCGAATATCTCCCGCACCGGCTGCTGGTCGTGGCCAACGGCTGGATCGAAGGCCTGACTGTCGGCGCGATCATCCTCGGTACCGTGCTCGGCGGCCTCCTCATTCGCCCCGATACATCAGTGTGGCTCGCGAGCCTGGATCTGCCGCTGGTCGACGGCACGATCGGCGGCACGATCGCCGTGATCAGCCTGTTCTACGTGGCAGGCGGAATCTTCAATTTCTACATTCCCGATACCGGCGTCGACCACAAGCCGCTCAAAAACAACCCGATCTACCTGATCCACGATTTCAACCATTGCCTGAAGCTCCTGTGGCGCGACAAGCTCGGCCAGATCTCGCTCGCGGTCACGACGCTGTTCTGGGGCGCCGGGGCGACGCTCCAGTTCATCGTCATCAAGTGGGCCGAACACAACCTGGGATTCAATCTCTCGCAGGCCTCGATGCTGCAGGGCGTGGTCGCGATCGGTGTGGCGCTGGGGGCGGTGATGGCGGCGAAGATGATCAGCCTGCGTCGTTCCGTCCACGTGATTCCGTTGGGAATCGCGATGGGACTCGTGGTGATGGTGATGGTCGGTGTCACTCACGCGACGCTCGCGATGCTGCTGATGGTGCTTGTCGGCGCCCTCGCCGGATTTTTCGTCGTGCCGATGAATGCGCTGCTGCAGCACCGCGGCCATATCCTGATGGGCGCCGGGCATTCGATCGCGGTGCAGAACTTCAACGAGAACCTGTCGATCCTGGTGATGACCGGCCTTTACGCGCTGCTGATCATGTCGGGCCTGTCGATCCACATCGTCATCGTGATGTTCGGGCTGTTCGTCGCGGGAATGATGCTGATGGTCAAGTGGCACCACGAACGGAACCAGCGCGAATTCGATTCGGTCGCGCTGCTCGACGAACACAAGCACTGA
- a CDS encoding peroxiredoxin: protein MLQIGEMAPAFSLPDAEMEVFDLAAERGRHHVVLYFYPRDNTPGCTRQAADFSDHEEDFARHDCIVVGVSPDDCLTHAEFRDQHGLSVRLLSDVEREVCRLYHVWQPREVDGVKKMGVVRTTFVIDKEGVIRHMLHDVSPRGHVAGVFELVRKLQTENAHGNRQEQRGNA from the coding sequence ATGCTGCAGATCGGTGAGATGGCGCCAGCGTTTTCATTGCCGGATGCGGAGATGGAGGTTTTCGATCTCGCCGCGGAACGCGGCAGACATCATGTGGTCCTCTATTTTTATCCGCGCGACAACACTCCGGGATGCACGCGCCAGGCGGCTGACTTCAGCGATCACGAAGAAGATTTCGCCCGTCACGACTGCATCGTGGTCGGTGTGAGTCCCGACGATTGCCTGACCCACGCCGAGTTTCGCGACCAGCACGGGTTGTCGGTACGCCTGCTTTCGGACGTCGAGAGGGAGGTCTGCCGGCTCTACCACGTGTGGCAGCCGAGGGAAGTCGACGGTGTGAAGAAGATGGGGGTGGTGCGGACGACTTTCGTCATCGACAAGGAAGGCGTCATTCGCCACATGCTCCACGACGTTTCACCCCGCGGCCACGTGGCGGGGGTTTTCGAACTGGTCAGGAAACTGCAAACAGAGAATGCACATGGAAATCGTCAAGAACAGCGTGGTAACGCTTAA
- a CDS encoding response regulator, with the protein MAARILIAEDHPASLELLRYLLSANGYDILSAEDGEAALELARRHPPDLIICDLQMPKKNGYEVVRELKREPALAAIPVVAVTAFSMIGDREQVLAAGFDGYLSKPIEPEEFVALIEQYLPPSLRQQHGGR; encoded by the coding sequence GTGGCCGCACGAATACTGATCGCGGAAGATCATCCTGCCAGCCTGGAACTGCTGCGCTACCTTCTCTCGGCAAACGGCTACGACATCCTTTCCGCCGAGGACGGGGAGGCAGCGCTCGAGCTGGCGCGCCGCCACCCGCCGGATCTGATCATCTGCGATCTCCAGATGCCGAAGAAGAACGGCTATGAAGTGGTGCGGGAGCTCAAGCGCGAGCCCGCGCTGGCGGCGATCCCGGTCGTCGCAGTCACCGCATTTTCGATGATCGGAGACCGCGAGCAGGTGCTTGCCGCGGGGTTCGACGGTTATCTGTCGAAACCGATCGAACCGGAAGAGTTCGTCGCATTGATCGAACAATATCTGCCGCCGTCGCTGCGCCAGCAGCACGGCGGCCGGTGA
- a CDS encoding EAL domain-containing protein — MIGGRYLNMATIAVVDDMPDNRELLATILKALNHHVIEAADGEEALRLVRKEKPALVICDILMPQVDGYEFVRQLRADAAISATPVIFYTAYYLEDDAQRLANACGVVDILIKPSDPEEIIRVVTKALEQSASAPVATLPEPEFDRQHLQLMTGKLAEKVAELQTASAKLEALIELNLQLASQRDLAQLLDHVCRRARQLIGADYGSLVARCTDSEEVAYTVHCGLAPEVVATMGAVQLEEGLLGRVYREQQAERCEFPVERGVETGLPPGYPLLRSVLAAPLTSLTKVYGWLCLGNKQGEGGFTADDEKLLRILAAQVGRIYENGSLYRQVSGHALELEVEIVARERAQRHLSTQYEVARILGEAVSFDEVALKVLQAICAKLDFASGALWQVDEPGGVLRCLGAWCQPTELCGEWVAKTCRMVLEPDRGAPGNVWSSRQPLWRSRIEPNPGCSWTLEALDAGLHSGGAFPIVVRGEVAGVLEVFSREYQDEDSRLTDTLASLGGQIGQFLERSEQQQRIRRLTRVYAVLSGINSVIVRIHSRDALFDEACRIAVDAGEFGIAWIGELDPATMQVTLVAWAGGDDAVAARELAASTAGEIRDPVGEAVRSGVPVFINDIPASGASMTGLSEAQRYGYHSKIALPLFSEGKVAAVLVLYAPEPGFFAGDELQLLGELAGDVSFALEFIAKKDRLAFVAYHDLLTGMPNRAHLLEHLAQALQSVRQHPGERVAVVVWNIHRFRNINETFGRQVGDGVLREVGQRLSAAWSNPMDVARIAVDHFAGILSDNRQVTEIAHLIEELAADVFNRSIVVGENELRVAASAGIAVSTGEDQDADTVLRNAEAALRKAKGSGMNYLFYGPEMNARVAESLMLENRLRQALERDEFVLYYQPKVSGATGLVTGLEALMRWNDPTVGLVQPDKFIPILEETGMILQVGLWAIRRALADAHDWRATGIDPPRIAVNVSAIQLQQKNFVESVRCAIEEANGDARHVDLEITESMVMTEMQENIAKLSEIRLMGGDIAIDDFGTGYSSLGYLAKLPVGALKIDKSFIETMATTPESMTIVATIISLAHSLDLKVIAEGVEEEEQAKFLRLFKCNELQGYLISRPLPPEQVVDFLRSRERIDHKSH, encoded by the coding sequence GTGATTGGCGGACGGTACCTGAACATGGCTACTATCGCCGTCGTCGATGACATGCCTGACAACCGGGAGCTGCTGGCGACGATTCTCAAGGCCCTGAATCATCATGTCATCGAGGCAGCGGACGGTGAGGAGGCGCTTCGGCTGGTGCGCAAGGAAAAGCCGGCGCTGGTGATTTGCGACATTCTGATGCCGCAGGTCGATGGCTACGAATTCGTGCGGCAACTGCGCGCCGATGCGGCGATCAGCGCGACGCCGGTGATCTTCTACACCGCCTACTATCTCGAGGATGACGCGCAACGGCTCGCCAACGCGTGCGGCGTCGTTGATATCCTGATCAAGCCGTCCGATCCCGAAGAGATCATCCGGGTCGTGACGAAGGCGCTCGAGCAATCGGCGAGTGCGCCGGTCGCGACCCTCCCGGAGCCCGAGTTCGACCGTCAGCACCTGCAGCTGATGACCGGCAAGCTCGCCGAGAAAGTCGCGGAGCTGCAGACGGCCAGCGCCAAGCTCGAAGCGCTTATCGAGCTCAATCTGCAACTCGCGTCGCAGCGCGACCTGGCCCAGTTGCTCGATCACGTCTGCAGGCGGGCCCGTCAGCTCATCGGCGCAGACTACGGCAGCCTCGTTGCACGCTGTACGGACAGCGAAGAGGTGGCGTACACCGTTCATTGCGGCCTTGCGCCGGAAGTCGTCGCGACGATGGGAGCGGTGCAACTCGAGGAGGGCCTGCTCGGCAGGGTCTATCGCGAGCAACAGGCCGAGCGCTGCGAATTTCCCGTCGAGCGGGGTGTCGAAACCGGCCTGCCCCCAGGGTATCCGCTCCTGCGTTCCGTCCTCGCCGCACCGCTCACGTCGCTGACCAAGGTTTACGGCTGGCTATGCCTCGGCAACAAACAGGGGGAGGGCGGTTTCACCGCGGACGACGAGAAATTGCTGCGCATCCTCGCGGCGCAGGTCGGGCGCATCTATGAAAACGGCAGCCTGTACCGGCAGGTAAGCGGGCACGCCCTGGAACTCGAAGTGGAGATCGTCGCCCGCGAACGGGCACAGCGGCATTTGAGCACGCAATACGAGGTGGCCCGCATCCTCGGGGAAGCGGTGAGCTTTGACGAAGTCGCGCTGAAGGTATTGCAGGCAATCTGCGCAAAGCTGGATTTCGCATCGGGTGCGTTGTGGCAGGTGGATGAGCCCGGAGGGGTGCTGCGCTGCCTCGGAGCGTGGTGCCAGCCGACGGAACTGTGCGGCGAATGGGTGGCGAAGACATGCCGGATGGTGCTCGAACCGGACCGGGGGGCTCCCGGCAACGTCTGGTCGTCGCGCCAGCCACTGTGGCGTTCGCGAATCGAACCGAATCCCGGTTGCTCCTGGACCCTCGAGGCACTCGACGCAGGGCTGCACTCTGGAGGCGCGTTTCCAATCGTCGTGCGCGGGGAGGTCGCGGGCGTGCTCGAGGTCTTCAGTCGCGAATATCAGGATGAAGATTCGCGGCTGACCGATACGCTGGCTTCGCTGGGCGGCCAGATCGGGCAGTTTCTCGAACGCAGCGAGCAGCAACAGCGCATTCGCCGCCTCACGCGCGTGTATGCCGTCCTGAGCGGCATCAACTCCGTGATCGTGCGCATACACAGTCGCGATGCGCTGTTCGACGAGGCTTGCCGCATCGCCGTTGACGCGGGGGAGTTCGGCATCGCGTGGATCGGCGAACTCGACCCGGCGACGATGCAGGTCACTCTCGTGGCGTGGGCCGGAGGTGACGACGCGGTGGCGGCCCGGGAACTCGCCGCCTCCACTGCGGGAGAAATCCGCGATCCGGTCGGAGAGGCGGTGCGCAGCGGGGTTCCGGTGTTCATCAACGACATACCGGCATCAGGTGCGAGCATGACAGGATTGTCCGAAGCGCAGCGCTACGGATACCACTCGAAAATCGCGCTGCCGCTTTTTTCCGAAGGGAAGGTCGCGGCGGTGCTGGTGCTTTATGCCCCGGAGCCCGGCTTTTTCGCCGGCGACGAACTGCAGCTCCTCGGTGAGCTTGCCGGCGACGTGTCGTTCGCGCTCGAATTCATCGCGAAGAAGGATCGTCTCGCGTTCGTCGCGTACCACGATCTCCTCACCGGCATGCCGAATCGCGCCCATCTGCTCGAACACCTGGCCCAGGCGCTGCAAAGCGTTCGGCAGCACCCGGGCGAGCGCGTCGCCGTCGTGGTATGGAACATTCATCGCTTCCGCAACATCAATGAAACCTTTGGCCGACAGGTTGGCGACGGGGTGTTGCGCGAGGTCGGGCAGCGGCTGAGCGCAGCCTGGTCCAATCCAATGGACGTCGCCCGCATCGCTGTCGACCACTTCGCCGGCATCCTCAGCGACAACCGGCAGGTCACCGAAATCGCGCACCTGATCGAAGAGCTCGCCGCCGATGTGTTCAACAGATCGATCGTCGTCGGCGAGAACGAATTGCGCGTGGCGGCCTCGGCTGGGATCGCGGTCTCGACCGGCGAAGACCAGGATGCCGATACCGTGCTCAGGAATGCCGAGGCGGCGTTGCGCAAGGCCAAGGGCTCGGGGATGAATTACCTGTTCTACGGGCCGGAAATGAACGCCCGCGTGGCCGAATCGCTGATGCTCGAAAACCGCCTGCGCCAGGCCCTGGAGCGCGACGAATTCGTGCTCTATTACCAGCCGAAAGTGTCCGGGGCAACCGGCCTCGTCACCGGACTCGAAGCCCTGATGCGGTGGAACGACCCGACGGTCGGCCTGGTGCAGCCGGACAAGTTCATTCCGATCCTCGAAGAGACCGGGATGATCCTGCAGGTGGGGCTATGGGCGATCCGACGGGCGCTCGCCGACGCGCATGATTGGCGGGCAACGGGGATCGATCCGCCCCGCATTGCCGTCAACGTGTCCGCGATCCAGTTGCAGCAGAAGAACTTCGTCGAATCCGTGCGCTGCGCGATCGAGGAAGCCAATGGCGACGCGCGGCATGTCGATCTCGAGATCACCGAGAGCATGGTGATGACGGAGATGCAGGAAAATATCGCCAAGCTGAGCGAGATCCGGCTCATGGGCGGAGACATCGCGATCGACGATTTCGGCACCGGGTACTCGTCGCTGGGCTACCTGGCGAAGCTGCCGGTCGGCGCCCTGAAGATCGACAAGTCGTTCATCGAGACGATGGCGACGACGCCCGAGAGCATGACGATCGTGGCAACGATCATCTCGCTCGCCCATTCGCTGGATCTCAAGGTGATCGCCGAAGGTGTCGAGGAGGAGGAGCAGGCGAAGTTCCTGCGCCTGTTCAAGTGCAACGAGCTGCAGGGCTACCTGATCAGCCGCCCGCTGCCCCCCGAGCAGGTTGTGGACTTCCTGCGCAGCCGGGAAAGGATCGATCACAAGAGCCATTGA
- a CDS encoding PAS domain-containing sensor histidine kinase yields MPDQVDYRWIADDPDALMMLDHAGKVLEWNDGAERMFGYSRSEAVGARIHELVTVPGSEAEQDHFIAETTECGRGTFEALRRRNDGTLIYVVISGKVGQGAGELYLLFSEKDVTQLKVQRDSKSLESKFRELLDSMPDGIVIVNPTGHILIANRQAEWLFGYDRDELRARPIEDLLPQRFRSAHKGHRSHYFSTPRTRAMGAGLELYGLRKDGTEFPVEISLSPLKTEETPVVMSAIRDVSERRGFEQALQEKNLELLAANRAKDHFLASMSHELRTPLNAVIGFTGTLLMKLPGELNPEQTRQLEIVRNNARHLLALINDLLNLAKIEAGKIELNFEPIDCGALVGEIAASLRPQALSKGLELILATQSDPIVFETDRRALSQIIINLVGNAIKFTLHGSVRIDLVLEEAGKKRRLALSVSDTGPGIGEEELSSLFEAFVQGHASRMKGVEGTGLGLHLSRKLAVLLGGELSCTSTLGTGSVFTLILPEP; encoded by the coding sequence ATGCCCGACCAGGTCGATTACAGATGGATCGCGGATGACCCCGATGCGCTGATGATGCTCGATCACGCCGGCAAGGTGCTGGAGTGGAACGACGGGGCCGAGCGGATGTTCGGTTACTCGCGCTCCGAGGCCGTGGGCGCGAGGATCCACGAGCTCGTGACAGTGCCGGGCAGCGAAGCGGAGCAGGACCATTTCATCGCCGAAACGACTGAATGCGGACGCGGCACGTTCGAGGCCTTGCGCCGGCGCAACGACGGCACGCTGATTTACGTCGTCATTTCAGGCAAGGTCGGGCAGGGGGCGGGGGAACTGTACCTGCTGTTTTCGGAAAAGGACGTCACGCAGCTGAAAGTGCAGCGCGACAGCAAGTCGCTCGAATCGAAGTTCCGGGAACTGCTCGACTCGATGCCCGACGGCATCGTCATCGTCAATCCCACCGGTCACATCCTGATCGCGAACAGGCAGGCCGAGTGGCTGTTCGGCTACGATCGCGACGAACTGCGTGCGCGCCCGATCGAGGACCTGCTGCCGCAGCGTTTCCGCAGCGCGCACAAAGGTCACCGTTCGCATTATTTCTCGACTCCCCGTACGCGGGCGATGGGTGCCGGGCTGGAGCTGTACGGCTTGCGCAAGGACGGAACGGAGTTTCCCGTCGAGATCAGCCTGAGTCCGCTGAAGACCGAGGAAACGCCGGTCGTCATGAGCGCGATCCGGGACGTCAGCGAGCGCCGGGGTTTCGAGCAGGCGCTGCAGGAAAAGAATCTCGAACTGCTCGCCGCCAACCGCGCAAAAGATCACTTCCTTGCGAGCATGAGCCATGAGCTGCGCACGCCGCTCAATGCAGTCATCGGCTTCACCGGCACGCTGCTGATGAAGCTGCCGGGCGAGCTCAATCCCGAACAGACACGCCAGCTGGAGATCGTCCGCAACAACGCCCGTCACCTGCTCGCCCTGATCAACGACCTGTTGAATCTCGCGAAGATCGAGGCCGGCAAGATCGAACTCAATTTCGAGCCGATCGACTGCGGCGCATTGGTCGGCGAAATCGCTGCCTCGTTGCGTCCGCAGGCGCTGTCGAAGGGGCTCGAACTGATCCTCGCGACGCAGTCGGACCCGATCGTTTTCGAAACCGATCGACGCGCCCTGAGTCAGATCATCATCAACCTCGTCGGCAATGCCATAAAGTTCACCCTGCATGGCAGCGTCCGGATCGACCTGGTGCTCGAAGAAGCGGGCAAAAAACGCAGGCTCGCGCTGTCGGTCAGCGACACCGGACCGGGAATCGGAGAGGAGGAGCTTTCCTCGTTGTTCGAAGCCTTCGTCCAGGGACATGCGTCGCGGATGAAGGGAGTGGAAGGCACCGGTCTCGGGCTGCATCTGAGTCGCAAGCTCGCTGTGTTGCTAGGGGGCGAGCTGAGCTGTACGAGCACGCTGGGTACAGGCAGCGTCTTCACTCTGATTTTGCCGGAGCCCTGA
- the radA gene encoding DNA repair protein RadA, with translation MAKAKTVFSCTECGAQAPRWQGQCPQCKAWNTLVEAVAEAGGGSRFAALAGSTAQLQTLAELEPREEPRTPTGIDEFDRVLGGGLVAGGVVLIGGDPGIGKSTLLLQALSVLAGRHKAIYVSGEESGEQVALRAQRLQLDPAGLQLLAEINLERILAMLRDERPRIVVIDSIQTVYSEVLQSAPGSVAQVRECAAQLTRYAKQSGTCMIMVGHVTKDGTLAGPRVLEHMVDTVLYFEGDTHSSFRLVRAFKNRFGAVNELGVFAMTERGLRGVSNPSALFLSQHSQQVSGSCVLVTQEGTRPLLVEIQALVDGTHSPNPRRLSVGLEQNRLAMLLAVLHRHAAVVCFDQDVFVNAVGGVKIAEPAADLAVLLAIVSSLRNRPLPRELVVFGEVGLAGEIRPAPRGQERLREAAKLGFTTAIIPKANAPRQALGDMQVIAVDRIEEAIDRARELEG, from the coding sequence ATGGCGAAAGCGAAGACGGTTTTCAGCTGCACCGAATGCGGCGCGCAGGCGCCGCGCTGGCAGGGGCAATGCCCGCAGTGCAAGGCGTGGAACACGCTCGTCGAAGCGGTGGCCGAAGCCGGTGGTGGTAGCCGGTTCGCGGCGCTGGCGGGCAGCACTGCCCAGCTGCAGACGCTGGCCGAACTCGAGCCGCGCGAAGAGCCCCGCACCCCCACCGGGATCGACGAGTTCGACCGGGTGCTGGGTGGCGGGCTGGTCGCGGGCGGCGTCGTGCTGATCGGCGGCGACCCGGGCATCGGCAAATCGACGCTGCTGCTGCAGGCACTGTCGGTGCTGGCCGGCCGGCACAAGGCGATCTACGTGAGCGGCGAGGAGTCGGGCGAACAGGTGGCGCTGCGGGCGCAGCGCCTGCAGCTCGATCCCGCCGGGCTGCAGCTGCTCGCGGAGATCAACCTGGAACGGATCCTGGCGATGCTCCGCGACGAACGCCCGCGCATCGTGGTGATCGACTCGATCCAGACAGTGTATTCCGAAGTGCTCCAGTCGGCGCCCGGCTCGGTCGCGCAGGTGCGCGAATGTGCCGCGCAGCTGACCCGCTACGCGAAGCAGAGCGGTACCTGCATGATCATGGTCGGCCATGTGACGAAGGACGGCACGCTGGCCGGTCCGCGCGTGCTCGAGCACATGGTGGACACCGTGCTGTACTTCGAAGGCGACACCCATTCGAGCTTCCGGCTGGTGCGCGCGTTCAAGAACCGCTTCGGCGCGGTCAATGAACTCGGCGTGTTCGCGATGACCGAGCGCGGGTTGCGCGGCGTCAGCAATCCGTCGGCGCTTTTCCTGTCGCAGCACAGCCAGCAGGTGTCGGGCAGCTGCGTGCTGGTCACGCAGGAAGGCACGCGTCCGCTGCTCGTCGAGATCCAGGCGCTCGTCGATGGGACGCACAGCCCGAATCCGCGACGGCTGTCGGTCGGACTCGAACAGAACCGGCTGGCTATGCTCCTGGCCGTGCTGCACCGGCACGCCGCGGTCGTGTGCTTCGATCAGGACGTGTTCGTCAATGCCGTCGGGGGGGTGAAAATCGCCGAGCCTGCCGCGGATCTCGCAGTGCTGCTGGCGATCGTGTCGTCGCTGCGCAACCGCCCGCTGCCACGCGAGCTGGTGGTGTTCGGCGAAGTCGGGCTGGCGGGCGAAATCCGCCCGGCGCCGCGCGGCCAGGAGCGGCTCCGGGAAGCGGCGAAGCTCGGCTTCACCACCGCGATCATCCCCAAGGCCAACGCTCCGCGCCAGGCGCTCGGCGACATGCAGGTGATAGCGGTCGATCGCATCGAGGAGGCGATCGACCGCGCTCGCGAGCTCGAAGGCTGA
- a CDS encoding helix-turn-helix transcriptional regulator: MAGLRDRYVGRALALLHEYPERPWTIEELGQQVGLSRSALHERFVQFLGEPPMHYLANWRIQVGSRLLRETSRTVASIALDVGYESEAAFSRAFKRLVGLPPATWRRSAR, translated from the coding sequence TTGGCGGGCCTGCGCGACCGCTATGTCGGCCGCGCGCTTGCTCTCCTGCATGAATACCCCGAGCGCCCGTGGACGATCGAGGAACTCGGCCAGCAAGTCGGGCTGTCCCGCTCGGCGCTGCACGAGCGGTTCGTGCAGTTCCTCGGCGAACCGCCGATGCACTACCTCGCGAACTGGCGCATCCAGGTGGGTTCGCGCCTGTTGCGCGAGACCAGCCGAACCGTTGCCTCGATCGCGCTCGATGTCGGCTACGAATCGGAAGCCGCGTTTTCGCGTGCCTTCAAGCGCCTGGTCGGACTGCCGCCCGCGACCTGGCGTCGCAGCGCCCGGTGA